In Arachis hypogaea cultivar Tifrunner chromosome 2, arahy.Tifrunner.gnm2.J5K5, whole genome shotgun sequence, a genomic segment contains:
- the LOC112721852 gene encoding uncharacterized protein yields MGATPFTERILKAKLPKSFNKPTNMKYDGTKDPQEHLTAFEARMNLEGAADAVRCSAFPVTLGGPAIKWFNVLPNGSITDFYDISRKFMAQFTTRITKAKHPISLLGVTQRQEESTRKYLDRFNDECLTVDGLTDSVASLCLTNGLMNEDFRKHLTTKLV; encoded by the coding sequence ATGGGAGCTACTCCCTTTACTGAAAGAATCCTAAAAGCAAAACTCCCTAAAAGCTTTAACAAACCCACGAACATGAAGTACGATGGAACCAAAGACCCCCAGGAACACctaacggcctttgaggccaggatgaattTAGAAGGCGCCGCTGACGCGGTCCGGTGTAGTGCCTTCCCAGTAACCCTAGGTGGACCTGCGATTAAATGGTTCAACGTCCTCCCCAACGGATCCATAACCGATTTCTACGATATCTCACGGAAATTTATGGCCCAATTCACCACCAGAATCAccaaagccaaacaccccatcagcttgTTGGGAGTCACCCAAAGACAGGAGGAATCCACGAGAAAGTACCTTGATCGATTCAACGATGAGTGTTTGACAGTCGACGGACTCACGGACTCAGTCGCAAGCCTCTGCCTAACGAACGGACTCATGAACGAGGACTTCCGGAAACACCTCACTACCAAACTGGTATGA
- the LOC140176560 gene encoding uncharacterized protein, translating into MREQTYSQNWPAPSEGKAIGSWTSPILQYLLDGVLPEDPKEAKRVKQEAANYTIVLGQLYKQEFLQPLLKYVEPGDMKYILREIHEGYCGHHIKDKTLAQKVVRAGFFWPSVIKDSMQLVKNCSKCQVHTDFHQAAPL; encoded by the exons ATGCGAGAGCAGACCTACTCTCAAAACTGGCCAGCACCAAGCGAGGGCAAGGCAATAG GATCATGGACCTCCCCTATCCTACAATACCTCCTCGACGGAGTGTTACCCGAAGACCCCAAAGAAGCAAAACGGGTAAAACAGGAAGCCGCCAACTACACCATCGTGTTGGGACAACTTTATAAACAAGAATTCTTGCAACCCCTACTCAAGTACGTCGAGCCCGGGGACATGAAGTACATACTCCGCGAAATCCATGAAGGCTACTGCGGCCATCACATCAAGGACAAAACCCTAGCCCAAAAGGTTGTTCGGGCTGGATTCTTTTGGCCATCGGTTATCAAGGACTCCATGCAGCTAGTAAAAAACTGCAGCAAATGCCAAGTACACACCGACTTCCACCAGGCCGCCCCACTCTAG